One window of the Anaerolineae bacterium genome contains the following:
- a CDS encoding TatD family hydrolase produces MRLVDTHCHLDFERFAADREEVLRRARAEGVWRMVTLGVDGPSSQAAVALARQHEAVYAGVGVHPNDAARSWQGEASKQELRRLAGDPKVVVIGEIGLDYYRDRTPRPRQRQVLREQLDLAAQLGLPVSLHNREATEDLLALLREWVTELRHQNRPLAERPGVWHAFSGDERDARRALDLGFFLGIGGPVTFKNAPERRRVLASLPLERLLLETDAPFLAPHPYRGRRNEPAYVHLVAQTIAQVHGRSLEEVAWRTTQNACILFAWRDKV; encoded by the coding sequence CTGCGTCTTGTCGATACCCATTGCCATCTGGATTTCGAGCGCTTTGCCGCCGACCGCGAAGAGGTCCTTCGCCGGGCGCGGGCCGAAGGGGTATGGCGTATGGTCACTCTGGGGGTGGACGGTCCCTCGTCTCAGGCGGCGGTGGCGCTGGCCCGCCAGCACGAAGCGGTGTACGCAGGGGTTGGGGTGCACCCCAACGACGCGGCCCGCTCCTGGCAGGGCGAAGCCAGCAAGCAAGAACTGCGCCGTCTGGCGGGCGATCCCAAAGTGGTGGTCATCGGAGAGATCGGCCTGGACTACTACCGCGACCGCACCCCACGGCCCAGGCAACGGCAGGTACTGCGGGAACAACTGGACCTGGCCGCCCAACTGGGGTTACCGGTTTCCTTGCACAATCGCGAAGCCACTGAGGACCTGCTGGCCCTGTTGCGCGAATGGGTGACCGAACTGCGCCACCAGAACCGTCCGCTGGCCGAACGACCCGGCGTGTGGCACGCCTTTTCGGGCGATGAGCGTGATGCCCGGCGGGCGTTGGATTTGGGCTTTTTCCTGGGCATCGGTGGTCCGGTGACCTTCAAAAACGCCCCTGAACGGCGCCGCGTGCTGGCTTCCCTGCCTTTGGAACGCCTGCTCCTGGAAACCGACGCCCCCTTTTTAGCCCCCCATCCCTACCGGGGCCGGCGTAACGAGCCAGCGTATGTGCATCTGGTCGCCCAAACCATTGCCCAAGTCCACGGGCGTTCGCTGGAAGAAGTGGCCTGGCGGACCACACAGAACGCCTGCATCCTTTTTG
- a CDS encoding phosphoglucomutase/phosphomannomutase family protein, with amino-acid sequence MTNRIHFGTDGWRGTIAEDYTFANVRRAAQGFARYLLAQGKRDEWILVGYDKRFHSENFGAAVAEVLAANGLRVYLTQEATPTPVISYSVVAKGAAGAVNITASHNPPGDNGFKVRDEHGGAIAPEGLREIEALIPKTVDEVQRMPLAEAEAQGRVVRFDPAPDYIAHLHELIDLEPIKQAGLRVLVDPMWGNGAGWFPRLLSGGKTTVEEIHNVRNPIFPEMKRPEPIPPNIDVGLAETVKQGADVLIITDGDADRVGLGDEHGRFVNQLRVYALLAYYLLEVRGERGPIVKTLSTTTLLNKLGERYGVPVYETGVGFKYVAPKMLEVDALIGGEESGGYAFRGHVPERDGILAGLYLLDMMVKLGRKPAELVDLLFREVGPSYYDRIDMPFTGERKPIKERIRQTRPDTIGGLKVTGFRDLDGYQFLLEDGGWLLIRFSGTEPLLRVYCETTESERVQAILDDGLRIAGLR; translated from the coding sequence ATGACCAATCGCATTCACTTCGGCACCGACGGTTGGCGAGGCACCATTGCAGAAGATTACACTTTTGCCAATGTGCGCCGCGCGGCCCAGGGCTTTGCCCGGTATTTGCTGGCTCAGGGAAAGCGGGACGAATGGATCCTCGTCGGCTACGACAAACGTTTCCATTCGGAGAACTTCGGCGCGGCGGTGGCCGAGGTGCTGGCGGCCAACGGCCTGCGGGTGTACCTGACCCAGGAAGCCACGCCTACGCCAGTGATTTCCTATTCGGTCGTCGCCAAAGGCGCGGCGGGAGCGGTGAACATCACCGCCTCGCACAACCCCCCTGGAGACAACGGCTTCAAAGTGCGTGACGAACATGGCGGGGCCATTGCGCCAGAAGGGCTGCGGGAAATCGAGGCGCTGATTCCGAAAACGGTCGACGAAGTGCAGCGCATGCCTCTGGCCGAGGCAGAGGCCCAGGGGCGGGTGGTGCGTTTTGACCCGGCGCCCGACTATATCGCCCACCTGCACGAGTTGATCGACCTGGAGCCGATCAAGCAGGCCGGGCTGCGTGTGTTGGTGGACCCCATGTGGGGCAACGGCGCCGGATGGTTCCCCCGCTTACTGTCTGGTGGGAAGACCACCGTAGAGGAAATCCACAATGTGCGCAACCCCATCTTCCCCGAGATGAAACGCCCCGAACCCATTCCACCGAACATCGATGTGGGGCTGGCCGAGACCGTCAAGCAGGGCGCCGATGTGCTCATCATCACCGACGGCGATGCGGACCGCGTCGGGCTGGGCGACGAACACGGGCGTTTCGTCAACCAACTGCGGGTGTACGCCCTTCTGGCTTACTACCTGCTCGAGGTTCGCGGTGAGCGGGGCCCCATTGTCAAAACCCTTTCCACCACCACCCTGCTGAACAAACTGGGCGAACGTTACGGCGTGCCGGTGTACGAAACCGGCGTGGGCTTCAAGTATGTGGCGCCCAAGATGCTGGAAGTGGACGCCCTCATCGGCGGCGAGGAATCGGGCGGTTACGCCTTCCGCGGGCATGTCCCTGAACGGGACGGTATCCTCGCCGGGCTGTATCTGCTGGATATGATGGTGAAACTGGGCCGCAAGCCGGCCGAGTTGGTGGACCTGCTCTTCCGCGAGGTCGGGCCCTCGTACTATGACCGCATCGATATGCCTTTCACCGGGGAACGCAAGCCCATTAAGGAGCGCATCCGGCAGACGCGGCCCGACACTATTGGCGGCTTGAAAGTGACTGGCTTCCGCGACCTGGATGGCTACCAGTTCCTGCTGGAAGACGGCGGATGGTTGCTTATCCGCTTCTCGGGCACCGAGCCGCTGTTGCGGGTGTACTGCGAAACCACCGAGTCGGAGCGGGTTCAGGCCATCCTGGACGACGGGTTGCGCATCGCGGGGCTGCGGTAG
- a CDS encoding fatty acid--CoA ligase: MPPYNYQLLLKHILESGVQWAPEQKIYYRDIWEYTYAEMYQRVLKLAGALQSIGVKMGTRVGIIEWDSHRYLEMYFAVPGIGAIMHTINPRLAPADVAYTILHAEDEVLIFHEDFLPLVEKLRPNLSTVRKYILITDKPEPPDTPLADVDYETFLNSATPLSELPEFDENTQATLAYTTGTTGKPKGVYFSHRQMVLHTLAEGVAVGTMADFGGVTKQDVYMPLTPLFHVHGWGVPYTLTLMGAKQVYPGRYEPQMLVKLILTHKVTFSHCVPTILQMVVDAPGIDKINFNGWKVIIGGARLTKGLAQRARQLGINVYAGYGMSETAPLLTLAMLRPTMTGLSDEEQLDYLIKTGVPVPLVKLRVVNANGQEVAHDGKEQGEIQVRTPWLTPGYLNDPERSAALWEGGWLHTGDVAVIDPQGYIQIVDRLKDVIKSGGEWISSLELENLLSLHPKVSEAAVIGIPDEKWGERPLAIIVPRDEAPTPEELQAHLARYAEEGAITKWAIPEHYRFVESLPKTSVGKIDKKALRAQFGVTQ; this comes from the coding sequence ATGCCCCCATACAACTATCAACTGTTGCTCAAGCACATCCTGGAATCGGGCGTGCAGTGGGCGCCTGAGCAAAAAATTTACTACCGCGACATCTGGGAATACACTTACGCGGAAATGTACCAGCGGGTGCTCAAACTGGCCGGGGCGTTGCAAAGCATTGGCGTGAAGATGGGCACCCGGGTGGGGATCATCGAATGGGACAGTCACCGCTACCTGGAGATGTACTTCGCCGTGCCAGGCATCGGGGCCATCATGCACACCATCAACCCCCGACTGGCCCCGGCCGATGTGGCCTACACCATTCTGCACGCTGAGGACGAGGTGCTCATCTTCCATGAGGATTTCCTCCCGCTGGTGGAAAAACTGCGCCCCAACCTCTCCACCGTGCGCAAATACATCCTCATCACCGACAAACCGGAGCCGCCGGACACCCCGCTGGCCGATGTGGATTACGAGACCTTCCTCAACAGCGCCACCCCCCTGAGCGAGTTACCCGAATTCGACGAAAACACCCAGGCCACGCTGGCTTACACCACTGGCACCACGGGGAAGCCCAAAGGGGTGTACTTCTCCCACCGGCAAATGGTGTTGCACACGCTGGCCGAGGGCGTGGCCGTGGGCACCATGGCCGACTTCGGCGGCGTCACCAAACAGGATGTCTACATGCCGCTGACCCCGCTGTTCCATGTCCACGGTTGGGGTGTGCCTTATACCCTAACGCTGATGGGAGCTAAGCAGGTCTACCCGGGCCGCTACGAGCCGCAGATGCTGGTCAAACTCATCCTGACCCACAAGGTCACCTTCAGCCACTGCGTGCCCACCATTCTGCAAATGGTGGTGGATGCGCCGGGGATCGACAAGATCAACTTCAACGGCTGGAAGGTGATCATCGGCGGCGCCCGGTTGACCAAAGGCCTCGCCCAGCGGGCCCGCCAACTGGGCATCAATGTGTATGCCGGATACGGCATGTCCGAAACCGCGCCTCTGCTCACCCTGGCCATGCTCCGCCCCACGATGACCGGCCTCAGCGATGAGGAGCAACTGGACTACCTGATCAAGACCGGCGTGCCTGTCCCCCTGGTCAAATTGCGCGTGGTCAACGCCAACGGCCAGGAGGTAGCCCATGACGGGAAGGAGCAGGGCGAAATCCAGGTGCGCACGCCCTGGCTTACGCCCGGCTATCTCAACGACCCGGAACGCAGCGCAGCGCTTTGGGAGGGCGGCTGGTTGCACACCGGCGATGTGGCCGTGATCGACCCCCAGGGCTACATTCAGATCGTTGACCGGCTCAAGGATGTCATCAAGAGCGGCGGCGAATGGATTTCCTCGTTGGAACTGGAGAACCTGCTCAGCCTGCATCCCAAAGTCTCCGAAGCCGCGGTCATTGGGATTCCCGACGAGAAGTGGGGCGAGCGTCCCCTGGCCATCATTGTGCCTCGTGATGAAGCCCCCACTCCCGAAGAACTTCAGGCTCACCTGGCTCGGTACGCTGAGGAAGGCGCTATCACCAAGTGGGCTATCCCCGAACACTACCGGTTCGTGGAGTCCCTTCCCAAGACCAGTGTGGGCAAAATTGACAAGAAAGCCCTGCGTGCCCAGTTCGGGGTCACCCAGTAA
- a CDS encoding NAD(P)H-hydrate dehydratase, translating to MKLVTVAEMRAIEQASDARGWTYEDMMEAAGTGLARLVANLYGDLLERSALGLVGAGNNGGDTLVALSWLAEHGWRVTAYLVKPRSGDPLVDRVRKAGGKVLDRAEDEEGQQLAEAIADHRVLLDGVLGTGVRLPLREPVASFLARARALVERHQPHVVAVDVPSGVDCDTGAVAEQAIPAEHTVTMAAAKMGMVQLPALAFLGQLHCVSIGTPPDLPEWQAVHREVVDADRVRALLPPRPADAHKGTFGTVMVVAGSMNFTGAALLAGRAAYRVGAGLVTLAVPAPLHTALAGHFPEATWVLLPHELGVISDAAVDVLRENLGRSRAMVVGPGFGLEDPTAAFVERFLGHPAKKGAGIGFLQTSEEPHREPLPWPPLVVDADGLKLLARVPEWFRLLPAPAVLTPHPGEMSVLTGLSRQEIQSDRLGVAEHFAWEWGHVVVLKGAGTVIAAPDGRTAVVPVASSALARAGTGDVLAGTIAGLRAQGLAAYEAALAGAWLHAQAGLEAARQWGYTAPVLAGELVEALGDVQAQLMQNER from the coding sequence ATGAAACTGGTCACTGTGGCCGAAATGCGTGCCATCGAGCAGGCCTCAGACGCTCGAGGGTGGACTTACGAGGATATGATGGAGGCCGCGGGTACCGGCCTGGCCCGCCTCGTCGCCAACCTCTATGGTGACCTGCTGGAGAGAAGCGCGTTGGGCCTGGTGGGTGCGGGAAACAACGGGGGAGATACCCTGGTCGCCCTGTCCTGGCTGGCCGAACACGGCTGGCGGGTGACGGCTTACCTGGTCAAGCCGCGGTCAGGCGACCCGCTGGTCGATCGGGTACGGAAGGCAGGCGGAAAGGTGCTCGACCGCGCCGAGGACGAAGAGGGACAGCAGTTAGCCGAAGCCATCGCCGACCACAGGGTGCTGCTGGACGGCGTGCTGGGGACCGGTGTACGGCTCCCGCTGCGGGAGCCGGTTGCCTCGTTCCTGGCCCGGGCCCGTGCCCTGGTGGAACGCCATCAACCCCATGTGGTGGCCGTAGATGTACCCTCGGGCGTGGATTGCGATACAGGCGCCGTGGCCGAGCAGGCCATCCCCGCCGAGCACACGGTAACCATGGCTGCGGCCAAAATGGGCATGGTGCAACTGCCCGCGCTGGCGTTCCTTGGGCAGTTGCATTGCGTTTCCATCGGCACGCCGCCCGACTTGCCCGAATGGCAAGCCGTGCATCGCGAGGTGGTGGACGCAGACCGGGTGCGGGCTTTGCTGCCGCCACGCCCCGCCGATGCCCACAAGGGCACCTTTGGCACGGTGATGGTGGTGGCCGGTTCGATGAACTTCACTGGCGCGGCCTTGCTGGCGGGCAGGGCGGCTTATCGCGTGGGAGCAGGACTGGTCACGCTGGCGGTGCCCGCGCCCCTGCATACGGCCCTGGCCGGACATTTCCCCGAGGCCACCTGGGTGTTGCTCCCCCATGAGTTGGGGGTGATTTCCGACGCCGCCGTGGATGTGCTGCGCGAGAATCTGGGGCGGTCCAGGGCCATGGTGGTCGGGCCAGGGTTTGGCCTGGAAGATCCGACGGCGGCCTTTGTGGAGCGGTTTCTTGGGCACCCCGCGAAGAAAGGAGCCGGGATCGGGTTCCTCCAGACCTCAGAGGAACCCCACCGGGAGCCTTTGCCCTGGCCGCCTCTGGTGGTGGACGCCGATGGGTTGAAACTGCTGGCGCGGGTGCCGGAATGGTTCCGGTTGCTGCCTGCCCCGGCGGTGTTGACGCCGCACCCCGGGGAGATGAGTGTGCTCACCGGCCTCAGCCGGCAGGAGATTCAAAGCGACCGCCTGGGCGTGGCCGAGCACTTTGCCTGGGAATGGGGGCATGTGGTGGTGCTCAAGGGGGCCGGGACCGTCATCGCCGCCCCCGACGGGCGAACCGCCGTGGTGCCGGTGGCCTCATCAGCCCTGGCGCGGGCCGGTACGGGCGATGTGCTGGCGGGCACCATCGCCGGGTTGCGCGCCCAGGGGCTTGCCGCTTATGAGGCCGCCCTGGCCGGAGCCTGGCTGCACGCCCAGGCGGGCCTGGAGGCCGCCCGGCAATGGGGCTATACGGCCCCGGTACTGGCCGGTGAGTTGGTGGAGGCTTTGGGGGATGTGCAGGCGCAATTGATGCAAAACGAGCGGTGA